From a single Couchioplanes caeruleus genomic region:
- a CDS encoding GntR family transcriptional regulator, translating to MIEPDGPVPPYLQLAEILAGRIERGDWQPNRPIPSELQLVQEFGIARGTVRRAVAVLRERGLVFTVPQRGTYVSPPAEAVAE from the coding sequence GTGATCGAACCGGATGGGCCCGTACCGCCCTATCTGCAGCTCGCCGAGATTCTCGCCGGGCGGATCGAGCGTGGGGACTGGCAGCCGAACCGACCGATCCCGTCGGAACTTCAGTTAGTGCAGGAGTTCGGTATCGCGCGGGGAACGGTCCGCCGTGCGGTTGCTGTTCTCCGCGAGCGCGGCCTGGTCTTCACCGTCCCGCAGCGCGGCACCTACGTTTCCCCGCCGGCCGAGGCTGTCGCCGAATAG
- a CDS encoding GntR family transcriptional regulator: MAEDLDFLGKLDPDDPKQASQQIANKLRAAILTRRLQPGDKLPSQPDLASRYGVARETVKRALESLRAERLIVTRQGSGAFVRAQTQRAVELRPHIEASFERPHVTIDFAGFSGETLRDALAEALDKVRVGRLAPETIAVRVLISDMTAPMALPARAETQSDDPAVRERAERITRRAADGIIDQVAELGDLGLIRSTTVEVRMHRASPLFKLYILNGEEVFYGFYPVVERTVSVKGEPMAIYDLMGKDVPLFHYAVTDDESSHGTQFVEASRQWFDSVWSTIAYRYEA, encoded by the coding sequence GTGGCCGAAGACCTTGACTTCCTGGGCAAGCTCGATCCCGACGACCCGAAGCAGGCGTCGCAGCAGATCGCCAACAAGCTGCGAGCAGCGATCCTCACCCGGCGCCTTCAGCCAGGCGACAAGCTGCCATCCCAACCGGACCTCGCGAGCCGGTACGGAGTTGCGCGGGAGACGGTGAAGCGCGCGCTGGAGAGCTTGCGGGCCGAGCGGTTGATCGTTACCCGTCAGGGAAGCGGCGCGTTCGTCCGCGCTCAGACACAGCGCGCAGTCGAGCTGCGCCCGCACATCGAAGCATCATTCGAGCGCCCACACGTCACCATCGACTTCGCCGGCTTCTCCGGCGAGACACTGCGAGACGCACTCGCCGAGGCATTGGACAAGGTCCGGGTGGGCCGGCTCGCCCCCGAGACGATCGCCGTACGGGTTCTGATCTCCGACATGACCGCGCCCATGGCCCTACCGGCACGCGCGGAGACCCAGTCCGACGATCCGGCCGTCCGAGAACGCGCCGAACGGATCACCCGCCGCGCGGCTGACGGCATCATCGACCAGGTCGCCGAGTTGGGCGACCTCGGACTCATCCGCTCCACCACCGTCGAAGTCCGCATGCACCGGGCCTCGCCTCTGTTCAAGCTCTACATCCTCAACGGCGAAGAGGTCTTCTACGGCTTCTACCCCGTCGTCGAACGAACGGTTTCTGTCAAGGGTGAACCCATGGCGATCTATGACCTGATGGGCAAGGACGTCCCGCTGTTCCACTACGCCGTCACAGACGACGAAAGCTCCCACGGCACTCAGTTCGTGGAGGCGTCGCGCCAGTGGTTCGACTCGGTGTGGTCGACGATCGCCTACCGGTACGAAGCATGA
- a CDS encoding DUF6284 family protein, whose translation MSKVHRIDEPSPAELDAIEAEWPLIAAELDVLDAEIAIINAADRGGPAPLDWRRLRRAEARVTRVAAELAGRPAVRKAVA comes from the coding sequence GTGAGCAAGGTTCACCGTATTGACGAGCCGTCGCCGGCTGAGCTGGACGCGATCGAGGCTGAATGGCCGCTGATCGCCGCCGAGCTGGACGTGTTGGACGCCGAGATCGCCATCATCAACGCCGCTGACCGCGGCGGTCCGGCGCCACTGGACTGGCGCCGTCTCCGCCGGGCCGAGGCCCGCGTGACACGGGTCGCCGCGGAACTGGCCGGGCGTCCGGCCGTCCGGAAGGCGGTCGCCTGA
- a CDS encoding DUF2637 domain-containing protein: MTTDLHRLKRLGWAVRAVFTLGIAASLAGNVLHAENNAISQAISAWSPLALLLAVELISRVPLRRGAQAVARLAATAVIAGIAAWVSYWHMVGVAVRYGESGASPYLIPFSVDGLIVIASVSLVEIGGRIRRLQTEPAPAAAPVQPATVSKAPTTAAQVPPANESDADVEPVPVTEVRPKRLTPRPASADKVAKVAAKMPGASAAAIAAKAGVSPSTARRHLAALRVTGASPSAPVPAETPALAAA, translated from the coding sequence ATGACCACCGACCTTCACCGTCTCAAGCGGCTTGGATGGGCTGTCCGGGCCGTGTTCACCCTCGGCATCGCGGCGTCGCTGGCCGGGAACGTGCTGCACGCCGAGAACAACGCGATCAGTCAGGCGATCTCCGCATGGTCGCCGTTGGCGCTGCTGCTCGCCGTGGAGTTGATCAGCCGGGTTCCGCTACGTCGAGGCGCGCAGGCGGTCGCCCGGCTCGCCGCGACAGCCGTCATCGCCGGCATCGCCGCGTGGGTGTCGTACTGGCACATGGTCGGCGTGGCGGTGCGCTACGGCGAGTCCGGCGCGTCGCCGTACCTGATCCCGTTCAGCGTGGACGGCCTGATTGTGATCGCCTCGGTCTCCCTGGTCGAGATCGGCGGCCGGATTCGCCGGCTTCAGACCGAACCGGCTCCGGCAGCCGCGCCCGTCCAACCGGCCACGGTATCGAAAGCACCCACCACGGCGGCGCAGGTTCCGCCGGCCAACGAGTCGGACGCCGACGTCGAGCCGGTTCCGGTGACCGAGGTTCGACCGAAGCGGCTCACACCGCGTCCCGCGTCGGCGGACAAGGTCGCCAAGGTCGCGGCGAAGATGCCCGGCGCGTCGGCCGCTGCGATCGCCGCCAAGGCGGGTGTCTCCCCGTCGACCGCCCGGCGCCATCTCGCCGCGTTGCGCGTCACCGGCGCGTCACCATCCGCGCCTGTTCCTGCGGAAACTCCCGCACTCGCCGCCGCCTGA
- a CDS encoding cell division protein FtsK, whose translation MVPHNPTPDENHFDWRAAEADVADVVDLDTARTRRTAEAAGDTHFEVALDEAPTRGGMPVDPPPSGPSGRVPIVPVGWSTWPNIKHSIRQTLAVTGYRCGFHALRSPKYAILAAFWAVVGMFRLTGRQIKWWWVTEQYGLRQAAADANDPAMWLKLHREVKATRTWRFVVLCAELLTVAIGGPVLWATAPWWALALISAGGTAFLAHLGRPDDRPIITPATVAGRFRRVNPDIILRAYYAAGLGHPDKPHQQISFGSTMARDPSGTGSQVSIDLPYGKTFDEAVKARGAIASGLDVAISQVFITRDPSSHRRHTLWVADRDPLSVGAGRTPLLRCKPTDVWQPAPFGLDERGNKVSVDLLWNSILIGAQPRQGKTFAARLLALYAALDPYVKLTVLDGGGKPDWRKFSLVADRYAFGLAMTRDGDPAEIVLEALREIKADVQDRYERLSKLPVDVCPEGKLTREIARDPKYKMPVRLVVLDEFQEYFDLGDISKEIASLLVYLVKVAPAAGVGFVDATQRPSGIGGGQVAQQFISFRDNHQVRFSLRTGSWQVSDLVLGSGAYSEGYDSSTLLPSYKGVGILRGASDNTPTVRTYLADGDDAEKILVAARKLREQAGTLSGMAAGEDIAREVRDVLADVRGVIERGETGAQWEEIASRLSGRLPEAYADVTAESISAQVRAFGVRSVDVKRSGKALKGAKADDIDAAIQRRKAA comes from the coding sequence ATGGTCCCCCACAACCCGACACCTGACGAGAACCACTTCGACTGGCGCGCGGCGGAAGCCGATGTCGCCGACGTTGTCGACCTGGACACGGCCCGCACCCGCCGGACCGCCGAGGCCGCAGGAGATACCCACTTCGAGGTAGCCCTTGACGAGGCACCGACGCGGGGCGGGATGCCCGTCGATCCGCCACCGTCCGGGCCGTCCGGGCGGGTGCCGATTGTTCCGGTCGGCTGGTCGACGTGGCCGAACATCAAACACAGCATCCGTCAGACTCTCGCGGTCACCGGCTACCGGTGCGGGTTTCATGCGCTCCGCTCGCCGAAGTACGCGATCCTCGCCGCGTTCTGGGCGGTCGTCGGCATGTTCCGGCTGACCGGTCGGCAGATCAAGTGGTGGTGGGTCACCGAGCAGTACGGGCTCCGGCAGGCCGCTGCCGATGCCAACGACCCGGCGATGTGGCTCAAGTTGCACCGCGAGGTGAAGGCCACCCGTACGTGGCGGTTCGTCGTCCTGTGCGCCGAACTGCTCACCGTTGCGATCGGTGGACCGGTCCTGTGGGCCACCGCCCCGTGGTGGGCACTCGCCTTGATCAGCGCGGGTGGGACGGCGTTTCTGGCGCATCTCGGCCGTCCCGATGACCGGCCGATCATCACCCCTGCCACCGTGGCCGGCCGGTTCCGGCGGGTCAACCCGGACATCATCCTGCGCGCCTACTACGCCGCTGGGCTCGGCCACCCTGACAAGCCACACCAGCAAATATCGTTCGGCTCGACCATGGCGCGTGACCCGTCCGGCACGGGCTCGCAGGTGTCCATCGATCTGCCGTACGGCAAGACCTTCGACGAGGCCGTCAAGGCGCGCGGCGCCATCGCGTCCGGCCTGGACGTCGCGATCTCCCAAGTGTTCATCACCCGCGACCCCAGCTCGCACCGCCGGCACACGCTCTGGGTGGCCGACCGTGATCCGCTGTCGGTTGGTGCCGGCCGAACGCCGCTGCTGCGGTGCAAGCCCACTGACGTGTGGCAGCCCGCCCCGTTCGGCCTCGACGAGCGCGGCAACAAGGTCAGCGTCGACCTGCTCTGGAACTCGATTCTCATCGGTGCACAACCCCGGCAGGGCAAGACGTTCGCCGCGCGACTTCTTGCGCTGTACGCGGCGCTGGACCCGTACGTGAAGCTCACCGTGCTCGACGGGGGCGGTAAGCCGGACTGGCGCAAGTTCTCCCTCGTCGCCGACCGGTACGCGTTCGGCCTGGCGATGACCCGCGACGGCGACCCGGCGGAGATCGTCCTGGAAGCGTTGCGCGAGATCAAAGCCGATGTGCAGGACCGGTACGAGCGGCTGTCCAAGCTGCCCGTCGATGTCTGCCCGGAAGGCAAGCTGACCCGGGAGATCGCCCGCGATCCGAAGTACAAGATGCCGGTACGGCTGGTCGTCCTCGACGAGTTCCAGGAGTACTTCGATCTCGGCGACATCAGCAAGGAGATCGCCTCCCTGCTGGTCTACCTGGTCAAGGTCGCCCCGGCAGCCGGTGTTGGGTTCGTCGACGCCACGCAGCGGCCGTCCGGCATCGGAGGTGGGCAGGTCGCGCAGCAGTTCATCAGCTTCCGCGACAACCACCAGGTCCGGTTCTCCCTGCGTACCGGGTCGTGGCAGGTGTCCGATCTGGTCCTCGGGTCGGGTGCCTACTCGGAGGGGTACGACTCGTCGACGCTGCTTCCCTCGTACAAGGGGGTCGGCATCCTGCGGGGAGCCTCCGACAACACCCCGACCGTCCGCACTTACCTCGCCGACGGCGACGACGCGGAGAAGATCCTCGTCGCTGCGCGGAAGCTACGCGAGCAGGCCGGAACGCTGTCGGGCATGGCGGCCGGCGAGGACATCGCCCGTGAGGTGCGCGACGTCCTGGCCGACGTGCGGGGCGTGATCGAGCGGGGCGAGACCGGCGCTCAGTGGGAGGAGATCGCCTCCCGGCTCTCCGGCCGGCTACCCGAGGCGTACGCGGACGTAACCGCCGAGTCGATCTCAGCTCAGGTCCGTGCGTTCGGTGTACGCAGCGTAGACGTCAAGCGGTCCGGCAAGGCCCTCAAGGGTGCCAAGGCGGACGACATCGACGCTGCGATTCAGCGTCGCAAGGCGGCCTGA
- a CDS encoding DUF3987 domain-containing protein, whose amino-acid sequence MADLAAALAPDDFGRPAHRVLWEAMCGMHAAGTPTDPITVTAHLAETGDLGKMGGAPYLHTLTADVPTAANAAHYAGIVADLAKRRKVADLGAQLTQLATSGADPAEVVAAGRAMLDGAAVPGGWSPLIPLGRGRHLPPFPAELLPGWLADHVAAVAEFTQTPIDLAGSLALACLSTAAGGRAEVEVRGSWREPTNLYTVVVLPPGSRKSAVFAAMVAPILTAEKALIDRSAPAIIEAELSAKVAGKAAEKAALAAANADATGRDTLIAEATAAAMNADAITVPVKPQLVADDVTSETAASLLAQQGGRLAVLSPEGGIFATIAGRYSGTPNLEVFLKGHAGDMMRVGRLSRDAEHVDKPALTMGLAVQPEILRDIAGMPGFRGLGLLARILFAVPENTVGFRKVGADPIPAEVGATFHANLHALVLTLAEWTDPAVLVLTPEANDLILDIERQVEPRLAPGGAWAHIVDWGSKYTGAVVRIAGLLHLAEHLHDGWGRPVDAETVDRAARIGEYYAAHALGAFDDMGADQATRNARAILAWIERTNTSAFTKREVFRALKSSQIPTAADFDAPLSVLEAHGYLRQLDPPAPKRAGGRPASPSFLVHPDVHQPAATVHPLVARRAS is encoded by the coding sequence ATGGCCGACCTGGCCGCCGCCCTCGCCCCGGACGACTTCGGCCGGCCGGCACACCGGGTGCTGTGGGAAGCCATGTGCGGCATGCACGCGGCCGGCACCCCGACCGACCCGATCACCGTCACCGCTCATCTTGCCGAGACCGGCGACCTCGGCAAGATGGGCGGGGCGCCCTACCTGCACACCTTGACCGCCGACGTGCCGACAGCGGCAAACGCGGCCCACTACGCGGGCATCGTCGCCGACCTCGCGAAGCGGCGGAAGGTTGCCGACCTCGGCGCCCAGCTGACCCAGCTCGCGACCTCAGGCGCCGACCCAGCCGAGGTAGTGGCCGCCGGCCGCGCGATGCTCGACGGCGCGGCCGTACCGGGCGGTTGGTCGCCGCTGATCCCCCTCGGCCGAGGTCGGCACCTGCCGCCGTTCCCCGCCGAGTTGCTGCCCGGCTGGCTGGCCGACCACGTGGCAGCGGTCGCGGAGTTCACCCAGACCCCGATCGACCTCGCCGGAAGCCTCGCTCTTGCGTGCCTGTCGACGGCGGCCGGCGGCCGGGCCGAGGTCGAAGTACGCGGCTCGTGGCGAGAACCGACGAACCTGTACACGGTCGTCGTCCTACCGCCGGGCTCCCGCAAGAGCGCCGTGTTCGCGGCGATGGTCGCCCCGATCCTCACCGCGGAAAAGGCCCTCATCGATCGAAGCGCACCCGCGATCATCGAAGCCGAACTGTCCGCCAAAGTCGCTGGGAAAGCGGCGGAAAAAGCCGCTCTCGCCGCAGCGAACGCCGACGCAACCGGACGGGACACCCTGATCGCCGAGGCAACGGCAGCAGCGATGAACGCCGACGCGATCACCGTTCCTGTGAAACCTCAACTGGTCGCCGACGACGTCACGAGCGAAACCGCCGCATCGCTCCTCGCCCAACAGGGCGGCCGGCTCGCCGTCCTCTCTCCCGAAGGCGGCATCTTCGCCACCATCGCCGGCCGCTACTCCGGCACACCGAACCTGGAGGTATTCCTCAAGGGCCACGCCGGGGACATGATGCGCGTCGGCCGGCTGTCCCGCGACGCTGAACACGTCGACAAACCCGCCCTCACCATGGGACTCGCTGTACAGCCGGAAATCCTGCGCGACATCGCCGGCATGCCTGGCTTCCGAGGACTTGGCTTGCTCGCCCGCATCCTGTTCGCCGTTCCGGAGAACACCGTCGGATTCCGCAAGGTCGGCGCAGACCCCATCCCCGCCGAAGTCGGGGCGACCTTCCACGCCAACCTTCACGCCCTGGTCCTCACCCTCGCCGAATGGACCGATCCGGCCGTTCTCGTCCTCACTCCCGAAGCGAACGATTTAATCCTGGACATCGAACGGCAGGTAGAACCCCGGTTGGCGCCGGGCGGGGCGTGGGCACACATCGTGGACTGGGGATCGAAATACACCGGCGCTGTTGTCCGTATCGCTGGCCTGCTCCACCTCGCCGAACATCTGCACGACGGGTGGGGTAGACCCGTCGATGCGGAAACCGTCGACCGGGCCGCGCGAATCGGGGAGTACTACGCGGCTCACGCCCTGGGCGCGTTCGACGACATGGGCGCCGACCAAGCGACCCGCAATGCCCGAGCGATCCTCGCCTGGATCGAACGTACGAACACCAGCGCCTTCACCAAACGGGAAGTGTTCCGGGCGCTCAAGTCCTCGCAGATCCCGACGGCGGCCGACTTCGACGCGCCGCTGTCCGTGCTCGAAGCACACGGCTATCTCCGCCAGCTCGACCCGCCCGCGCCGAAGCGGGCCGGCGGCCGGCCGGCGTCGCCGAGCTTCCTGGTCCATCCCGACGTCCACCAACCGGCCGCGACCGTGCATCCCCTCGTCGCGCGCCGAGCCTCGTAA
- a CDS encoding helix-turn-helix transcriptional regulator, with translation MPSDFLTLDEFLAQMAVPRSTFFRWKAIGLAPRHYKMPNRSIRIRRADFESWLSAREEPQAA, from the coding sequence GTGCCCAGCGACTTTCTCACCCTCGATGAGTTCCTTGCCCAGATGGCCGTGCCCCGCTCGACGTTCTTCCGCTGGAAGGCCATCGGCTTGGCGCCGCGCCACTACAAGATGCCCAACCGATCGATCCGCATCCGCCGGGCCGACTTCGAGTCCTGGCTGTCCGCCCGAGAGGAGCCGCAGGCCGCATGA
- a CDS encoding tyrosine-type recombinase/integrase, protein MSTYDVKVWGIQEHKGKDRRTGKPQSSYRVRWVVAGKVFGDRFQTKALAESFRAKLMTAQREGIAFDEAAGLPEPMARQRNSRSWYDHAVAFVDMKWPRAAGKHRKGIAEALATVTPALLKTTRGAPADAEIRRALYAWSFNKARRDAGPPPDDLAPTVRWLATNTVNLNDLEDSALVRKALDTLSLRIDGKQAAATTISRKRAVFYGALRYAVELRLLQAHPMDHVQWVTPKSDDEVDRRSVVNPSQALDLLGAVADRHPRLVAFFACLYYAALRPAEALHLRIEDCELPEDGWGMLRLSGSTQHVGQGWGDDSQAVREDRELKHRAKTAIRPVPAAPPLVRALRWHIAEFGHAADGRIFVTQGYGSGPVSKETYARVWRATRRTALTPTQQKSPLAQRPYDLRHAAVSLWLNEGVPATQVAEWAGHSVHVLLKVYAKCIEGQDEAARRRIEAALGEPRIT, encoded by the coding sequence ATGAGTACCTACGACGTGAAGGTCTGGGGAATCCAAGAGCACAAAGGCAAGGATCGACGGACCGGCAAGCCGCAGAGCAGCTATCGCGTTCGGTGGGTCGTCGCCGGAAAGGTCTTCGGGGACCGATTCCAGACCAAGGCACTCGCGGAGAGCTTCCGCGCCAAACTGATGACAGCTCAGCGGGAGGGCATCGCATTCGACGAGGCGGCCGGCCTCCCCGAGCCGATGGCCCGGCAACGCAACAGCCGATCCTGGTACGACCACGCGGTGGCGTTCGTCGACATGAAGTGGCCCCGTGCCGCAGGCAAGCACCGGAAAGGCATTGCTGAAGCGTTGGCTACCGTCACTCCCGCGCTTCTCAAGACCACACGCGGCGCGCCGGCTGACGCGGAGATTCGCCGGGCGCTCTACGCCTGGTCGTTCAACAAGGCTCGCCGTGACGCAGGTCCACCGCCTGACGATCTCGCCCCGACAGTCCGGTGGCTCGCTACGAATACCGTCAACCTCAACGATCTCGAGGACTCGGCGCTTGTACGCAAGGCGCTCGACACGCTCTCGCTGCGCATCGATGGCAAGCAGGCCGCTGCGACCACGATTTCCCGCAAGCGGGCCGTGTTCTACGGCGCGCTCCGGTACGCGGTAGAGCTACGGCTCCTCCAAGCCCACCCGATGGACCACGTCCAGTGGGTGACGCCAAAGTCGGATGACGAGGTGGACCGCCGTTCCGTCGTCAACCCAAGCCAGGCGCTCGACCTGCTCGGCGCGGTAGCCGACCGGCATCCTCGCCTGGTGGCGTTCTTCGCCTGCCTGTACTACGCCGCGTTGCGTCCGGCCGAGGCGCTTCACCTGCGTATCGAGGACTGCGAGCTTCCCGAGGATGGTTGGGGGATGCTCCGTCTCTCCGGCTCGACTCAGCATGTCGGGCAAGGCTGGGGCGACGACAGCCAGGCCGTACGGGAGGACAGAGAGCTTAAGCACCGGGCGAAGACCGCCATTCGCCCGGTGCCGGCCGCCCCGCCGCTTGTACGGGCGTTGCGCTGGCACATCGCGGAGTTCGGGCATGCGGCCGACGGCCGGATCTTCGTGACGCAGGGATACGGCAGCGGCCCGGTGTCGAAGGAGACCTACGCGCGGGTGTGGCGAGCTACTCGCCGAACTGCTTTGACCCCGACACAGCAGAAGTCGCCGCTAGCTCAACGGCCTTACGACCTTCGGCATGCGGCCGTGTCCCTCTGGCTGAATGAAGGAGTGCCGGCAACACAGGTCGCCGAGTGGGCGGGACACAGCGTGCACGTCCTGCTTAAGGTCTACGCCAAGTGCATCGAGGGGCAAGACGAGGCAGCACGCCGCCGCATCGAGGCGGCGCTGGGCGAGCCGCGCATAACCTAA
- a CDS encoding DUF6518 family protein: MFATRSVDTGITARAVRYNGRAVLLSSAALGIAAFLSDLVPGTLGAILLTLTSSGFAWGMTALFLGFRQNNWRAAALAGTATLIIATVVYYAMILGISQRWRGGSLQDGSSADYIGLLSVGRAAALWTMASLCAGPVLGVIGWKIKVGSERQSSILVAASFGLFSADGFDAMIFRTSLREHLHNFGVQFVQPGFLTIVFSALAAFYLLRQRGIRSTTVTFITSAILSVTLGILLWRFASLVRVLVSV; encoded by the coding sequence ATGTTTGCTACACGATCGGTCGATACAGGAATCACGGCTAGAGCAGTCAGGTATAACGGTCGTGCGGTACTCCTCTCTTCCGCGGCCCTCGGCATAGCCGCATTTCTCAGCGACTTAGTTCCTGGAACGCTCGGAGCCATCCTACTGACACTGACGAGTAGCGGGTTTGCGTGGGGAATGACTGCCTTATTTCTGGGTTTTAGGCAAAACAATTGGCGAGCCGCCGCTCTTGCCGGCACGGCCACTCTCATCATCGCTACAGTAGTTTATTATGCAATGATCCTCGGGATTAGCCAACGGTGGCGCGGCGGAAGCCTTCAGGACGGCAGCTCTGCCGATTACATCGGTTTGCTCTCAGTTGGTCGCGCTGCGGCTCTCTGGACGATGGCATCACTGTGCGCTGGCCCTGTCCTCGGAGTGATCGGCTGGAAGATAAAGGTTGGCAGCGAACGTCAAAGCTCGATCCTCGTCGCTGCGTCTTTCGGACTGTTTTCTGCTGACGGCTTTGATGCCATGATCTTTCGAACCTCTCTGCGGGAGCATCTGCATAATTTTGGGGTTCAATTCGTGCAGCCGGGTTTCCTGACAATCGTGTTCTCAGCCCTGGCAGCGTTCTACCTACTGAGGCAGCGAGGGATTAGGTCCACCACAGTAACTTTCATAACTTCTGCTATTCTGAGTGTGACTCTAGGCATCTTGCTTTGGAGGTTTGCGTCACTTGTGCGGGTGCTGGTCTCAGTTTGA
- a CDS encoding ricin-type beta-trefoil lectin domain protein codes for MPRARRTVVLAGAMSAALLSAGAAVTLAPSAFAANEPVQIYLTTTSDSGGRTVTRGLQQQTPVSFASSTGSANQTITVNENTTYQQFEGGGASFTDTAAWLMNGSGALSAATRNDVMTKLFSPSSGIGVSAVRNVIGSSDLARSSYSYDETCCDVNDFSLSRDTDVMALTKQARGLNPQLALFASPWSAPYWMKDNNSYNQGYLKAEYYKAYAQYFVKYLQAYEAQGVHVNYVTEQNEPGCCAGYPSMQWSVSGLQSFAKNDLLPALQGAGLSTKLLVHDWNYSDYDTWAAPPVNDATIRNHPNFGGVAWHGYGGDPSKASSVRAQYPSMNQYFTEHSGGTWVGNQHAEDMNNLIDYTRNWARSWTKWSLAVDQNMGPHNGGCGTCTGLITVHNGDGRSGQVDYTVEYYTMGHLTKFVKPGAVRIDSTANSTVKNVAWKNPDGSKALIAYNTSGSTQSVKVNWGNQSFVYSLPTRTSATFTWTGSQGTGGGTPSGRTGAIAGLGGKCLDVTDGSTANGNLPQMWSCVAGSTNQTWTIGTDGTVRGLGKCLDVANNATTDGATVHLWDCIDTVGTQKWQISNGAIVNSASGKCLDVKDNNTANGAKLQIWACTGAANQRWTVPA; via the coding sequence ATGCCCAGAGCCAGAAGGACAGTCGTCCTCGCGGGCGCGATGAGCGCCGCGCTGCTCAGCGCCGGCGCCGCCGTGACGCTCGCCCCCTCGGCGTTCGCCGCGAACGAGCCCGTCCAGATCTATCTCACCACCACCAGCGACAGCGGCGGGCGAACGGTCACCCGCGGCCTCCAGCAGCAGACGCCGGTCTCGTTCGCGTCGAGCACCGGCAGCGCCAATCAGACCATCACGGTCAACGAGAACACGACGTACCAGCAGTTCGAGGGCGGCGGTGCCTCGTTCACGGACACCGCGGCCTGGCTGATGAACGGCAGTGGCGCGCTGTCGGCCGCCACCCGCAACGACGTCATGACCAAGCTTTTCAGCCCCAGCAGCGGCATCGGGGTCAGCGCGGTGCGCAACGTCATCGGGTCGTCGGACCTGGCTCGGTCCAGCTATTCGTACGACGAGACGTGCTGTGACGTGAACGATTTCTCGCTCAGCCGCGACACCGACGTGATGGCGCTGACGAAGCAGGCGCGTGGGCTCAATCCCCAGCTCGCGCTCTTCGCCTCGCCGTGGTCCGCGCCGTACTGGATGAAGGACAACAACTCCTACAACCAGGGCTACCTCAAAGCCGAGTACTACAAGGCGTACGCGCAATACTTCGTGAAATACCTGCAGGCGTACGAGGCTCAGGGCGTACACGTGAATTACGTGACCGAGCAGAACGAGCCCGGATGCTGTGCCGGATATCCGTCCATGCAGTGGTCCGTCTCGGGGCTGCAGTCGTTCGCCAAGAACGACCTGCTCCCGGCCCTGCAGGGGGCCGGCCTGAGCACCAAGCTGCTCGTGCACGACTGGAACTACAGCGATTACGACACGTGGGCCGCGCCGCCGGTCAACGACGCGACGATCCGCAACCACCCCAACTTCGGCGGCGTCGCCTGGCACGGTTACGGCGGTGATCCGAGCAAGGCTTCATCGGTACGCGCCCAGTACCCGTCCATGAATCAGTATTTCACCGAGCACTCGGGCGGCACCTGGGTCGGCAATCAGCACGCCGAGGACATGAACAACCTCATCGACTACACCCGCAACTGGGCGCGGTCGTGGACCAAATGGAGCCTCGCAGTCGACCAGAACATGGGGCCGCACAACGGCGGCTGTGGCACCTGCACCGGCCTGATCACCGTGCACAACGGCGACGGGCGCAGCGGACAGGTCGACTACACCGTCGAGTACTACACGATGGGCCACCTCACCAAGTTCGTGAAGCCGGGCGCCGTACGCATCGACTCGACCGCGAACAGCACCGTGAAGAATGTGGCGTGGAAGAACCCGGACGGGTCGAAGGCGCTCATCGCGTACAACACCAGTGGCAGCACCCAGAGCGTGAAGGTGAACTGGGGCAACCAGTCGTTCGTCTACAGCCTGCCGACCCGTACCTCGGCGACCTTCACGTGGACGGGCAGCCAGGGCACCGGAGGCGGTACGCCCTCCGGCCGCACCGGCGCGATCGCCGGCCTGGGTGGCAAGTGCCTCGACGTCACCGACGGCTCCACCGCCAACGGCAACCTGCCGCAGATGTGGTCGTGCGTCGCCGGCTCCACCAACCAGACGTGGACGATCGGCACCGACGGGACCGTACGCGGCCTCGGCAAGTGCCTCGACGTGGCGAACAACGCAACGACCGACGGCGCCACCGTGCACCTCTGGGACTGCATCGACACCGTCGGTACGCAGAAGTGGCAGATCTCGAACGGCGCGATCGTCAACAGCGCCTCGGGCAAGTGCCTCGACGTGAAGGACAACAACACCGCGAACGGTGCGAAGCTGCAGATCTGGGCCTGCACCGGGGCCGCCAACCAGCGCTGGACCGTACCGGCCTGA